The genomic segment AAAACTTGGTCTACCCTAACACTGCTGTGAATTTGATTCTCTATATGGGGCTGGAATTGGAAGTGTAGAGGAGAAAGATGGATGGACTAACCATGTCATCCTATAAAACTCTGTTGATCTGTGGATTCATTTCAATAGGTTATCTAGTCTGACTGGGGTAACACATTGAATATAGGGTTCGAGTTATGAAGTAGAGAATTAGTGTGCTAGAAGTTGCAGCGTTAGGGTGAGGAGTGTACCCTACATATGTCACAATAGAGCTAGTGTTCTATTTAACTTAACTAAAACTAAGACTGTGATTAGGTGGATTCGTAACGGGGTTACATCTGAATAAGTGAGTCTAGTTATTATGAGCAGGGGAGCAGTAAGGAGTAATAGAATTCTACCAGTTCATCTAATCAACAAAAGCTTAAGACTGAGATAAGGTATTCTAGGCTTTAACAATAGACCTCATAGAAATAGTTCTATCTAACGGGGTCATTAACATAGAGATAGTATATAGTACAACATGATGTATCTATGTTAACACCAGAGATGTTCTAGGTTACAACATAGAGATTAGTATCTTGTAATAACACTAGTAGTATTTGTTAACAATTTAGGAGATCAGTATCTAGTAATAAACATAGAGATAGGATTAGTCTAGTTTAACAACAGAGAAAGTAAGAAGGATATGGATAATCTATGATAATAACACTTCAAATAGAGGAATGCCTTACTGATTAacaactactgaacaaaagaGTAGTATTATGTATACAGAGATTGGGTTTATACTGTTTTATAACAGTGAGTAGTCTATGTAATACAATGGCGATTATCTATGTGACATAGAGATATTATGTCCTTGAGTTTACAATGAAGGAGGATCGTGACTTTAGTTGAATTCCAATCCCTCACATCTAACACGTGATGATGTGAATAGTATTTAAGTTTCATAACATAGAATTTAAAGTGGTCGTACGGGTTAACCCTGGATAATGGAAGAAGGAAGTGGTAATTGATTTTCATTAAGGTGGTAATCTGCGTGTCAACAACGGAAATGCTAGATAGGTATCTTATGGTATAAATAAGAAGAATCAGGATATCACATTTTACACTGGGAATAACATTGAGGTACCCTAAACTTGAATTGTTGATCGTTTCTTAACGGGGCAtggatgagaaggaggagagaaacattCAGCCTAAACAACTTCTGCAATGTGAATCCTTTCTAACGGCTGGtaatgaaggaggagagaaacattCACCTAACCAACTCTGATGTGTCTCTACGGgctggatagagaggaggaggagataaacCCATTGCACCTAACAACTCTATTGATCTTCTAACGGGATAGATGGCAGGGAGAGTGAGACGAGGAGAAACCATGCAGCCGAACACACGCGGGTGGGAGCTCGAACGGgcggaaaagagaggaggagggagaaaacaGGCACCTAACGAAACGCGATGTGATCGCTACACGGGTGCGggtaggagaagggagagaagaaaccAGGCACCGAATCAAACGCGGAGGGGAGCgcagaggggggggaggagaaggaggaggataaAACCAGGACCGAACAAGCGCGGGGGATGCgcgggggagaaggaggaggaaacaGGCACCGAACAACGCGGAGGGGAGCGCTGAAAGGGGCGGGAGGAAAGGAGGCAGAGAAAACCAGGTCAGAAGACACGGCGAGGGCGACGGGAAGGGGGCGGGAGGAGGATGATGGAGAGAAACCCAGGCAGCCCGAACAACGCGGAGGGGAGCGCGAACGGGGCGGAGGAGAagcgaaagaaaaagagagactgaaaacaggcAGACCTAACAACGCGGAGGGGAGCGCGTAACGGGgcgggggaggagaaggagagagaaaacaggcaCCGAAGACAACGCGAGGGGACGCGAACGtgacgggaggagaggaggagagaaaacagcGCACCGAGAGAACAACGCGGAGGGAGCGCGGAACGGggcgggagaggaaggaggagagaaaacagGCAACGAAGAACAACgcggaggggagaggaaaggggagggaggagaagaggcaaGAAAAAGGACAGGCAagacaaatgagagagagagggcagaaagaaaaccaaaaaaatacaggaagaaagagaggaacggAGTAAAGCAGAATATAGAAGATAAGAAATGAAGGAAAAGAATGAAGAGCAAAAGAGAAAGAAATCAAGAAAAAGcaacaagagagaaaaaaagaagcagaAAAGGAGTTGAGAAACGAACGGATACGTAAgggtggagagaaagggagaaagaggagggactGCGAGGAGAAGAATGAGGGAGGTATCTGAGTGTCACTGAATAGATATATGTCCCAATCGGACGGTATTTGGTTTGAATACGTATGTCATGTAGACAGACGCCCACAGAAAATGGTTGCTGGTTATGCCTTGATCGTGATACTAGGATGGTCTTCTATTACAACAATAAGCAGACTGAGATATTATGTTAACAATAGAGAGAAGTTCTTGTATACGGTGTCTAGTAACTATAGTCTGTAGACAATAAGAGGTGTTAGGTTTATACACAATAGAATAGTCtatgtttacatgtatttatgtatgtatcgTGATAGCTATTGCAGTATGAACTAGAGGAGTAATCTTATTCTAGAGGTTGTATGAAGAGCAGTAGGGAGGCTTATCATAGAGAGGGTTCAATGGAGCTATGTGGCTGACAAGGTAGTCTGTATTGACTAGGGATCGGGACAACCTTAAGAGGGGATCGAGTGATACCAATAGAGATGTGTGTACCTGTAAcacagaagaggggagagaaggaggtgtTGCAACAGGAAGATGGGAATACATGAGGATAGTATCTATGTAATACAATAGAGATAGTGTCTATGTATAACATAGAGATAGTATCTATGTAATAACAAATAAGAGATAGTATCTATGTATAACAAACTAGAGATAGTATCTATGTAATAACAACAGAGATAGTATCTATGTATAACAACAGAGATGTATCTATGTAATACAAGAGTATATCTATGTAATAACAAAGAGATAGTATTCTATGTAATAACATAGAGAGATAGTATCTATGTAATAACAACAGAGATAGTATCTATGTAATAACAACAAGAGATTAGAGATAATCTATGTAATAACAACAGAGCTAGTATCTATGTAATAACAACAGAGATAGTATCTTGTAATAGCAACAGAGATAGGATCTATGTATAAACAACCCAGAGATAACTCTGAACTTGACCAGTGGGGCGGCCGGAGAACACAGTTGTTTAAGAAAATGACTGACAGCTGATATCGATTGTTTCTTCTGACAGGAGCTctgcttttctcttttctctcttctctcgtttttttttcaacctctctgtctctgatgCAAGTCTactgggagaggacagaggagaggtgaAGATGGAGGTGAAGAAAGATTGGAAAAGAAGACataaggggaggagaagagaggagaggaaaggatggaGGTGAAGAAAGGATTGGAAAAGAAGACataaggggagagaagagaagagaggaacagaggagaggaaggatggcGGTGAAGAAAGGATTGGAAAAGAAgacaggaaggaggagaagagagggacagaggagaggagaggagagagaggtaagaaaGGATtgaaagaagaaggaggagagaagagacaaggagaggaagggattgaggaaaaggagagacaggagaggagagagaaagagaggacagaggagaggaagaggataaggGTGAAGAAAGGATTGGaaaagaagacaggagaggaggagagacggctTGGTTGTTGAAATCTCTCTGCCGTGGACGTTCCCTCCTCGTTGATTCATCAATATCCTTTTAATGGTCAGATGGTTGAAGTTGATGAATGGTCGTTTGGCCTGTGGTCGGCTGAAACTTCTCTCAGCGGAGTTCATCTCTACTACAGACAGACGGGATGTTAGGCCACTGCTCTTAGAGGATGTTTATTTtggagtgtgtgtacgtgtgtgtgtgtgtacgtgtgtgtgtgtgcgtgtgtgtgtgtggtgtgtggtgtgtgtgcgtgtgtgtggtacgTGTGTGGTGTAGCGTgcgtctgtgcgtgcgtgtgtgtgtgtgtgtgttggtgtgcttgtttgtgtgtttgcgttctgtgtgtggtgtagtgtgaacgtgtgtgtgtgtgtgtgtgtgtcgtcttctCTCAACGTCTTGACCATGATAGAGGTCAGCCCATCGAGCCTCGAGTGGAGCGTGACGACGGGTCATAGATCAGGCCAGGGGTCAGACAGCTTGGGTCAAACCTACAGCCCTAAAAGGTCAACGTTGAACATACACAGTCAATAAGAAAGGAATATTCTGTATCATTCACATGGTCCACTACAGTCTGTTCAATCATACAGATCAACCCCAGAGAGACCAGCAGACTAAAGGGTAATATGTATTGTGTGGCCTTTAAAACAACTTTAAGGGAATGGACAGCGCTCCTCaccgcaatgtgtgtgtgtgtgtgtgtgtgtgtgtgtgtgtgtgtgtgtggtgtgtggtgtggtgtggtgtgtgtgtgtgtgtgtgttatggccaGGAAGGTAAAAGGTTGCAGCATTTCTACCTGCCAGACACCTCATACAGTCCTCCAACGTTACGAACCCACCACGCTGCCGGTGGCCAGACACTAAAGGTTTCTGGGAGTCGTGGGGGTGCATTTGACCTTCTAGCGTTGACGttataaaggtgtgtgtgtagttgtgtgttgtgtgggtgtgtgtggtgtgtgtgtgtgtgtgtggtgtgttgtgtgtgtgtggtgggtgtgtgtgtgtgtgtgtgtgtgtgtggtgtgtgtgtgtgtgtgtttaggccaCATTGATGGGTGGCTAGGTGTTTTCCAGTGTTCTTAACCTTTTACTGCTGCAGGAATCGAGGAAATCAGGGTGGGtcgttaaacaaatctactttgaaactaaaGTATCCACCTCAACGAGACGAATACATTTTGGCAGCCTATTACAACCTCAATAGGAATAGTGAAGGTACTCGTATGACGCCTGGGGTATGACAATGGGTATGAGACAGGAGAggataagaaataacacacaatttCACCGATAATGTACACATGGTCGCAACACATATTCAACAGATGTATTGGTCCAGACACATTTTGCAACAGATGTAATTGGATCCGAAACACCATGCAATATTTCATTATAATATAAGATCGTTCACTTTGTGACAGTCCCATCAACATACTATACATGGGCAGACGTGCGATTTGGCGCTACCGAATCATATTCATTAAGACGAACATGGTTATTGGTCCTAAAAAACGTTACTCTTATATTACCAATTTAATTAAAATTTGTTGAGTGTTTTGGGTAGTGGAGTATATGAATAGCGATCCGGTTGGCATTTGCCGGATTCACGTTCCTTTCACGTATTTCAGTAGGTTCATAAGATGTGTATCTCTGCTTATAAGACGAATCCGACGTACCACTCAGTTAGGCTTTACGAGAACACAGCCAGAAAACAGACTATAGACGGGACATAGGAACGACACAGGGATCCGAAATCCGGCCATACTCAGTGTGCCCGTGAGGTCTCAGTCTGCACTGTGCGCATGTTGGGCTGGCAAGGCATGTCGGCACCGTGTGTTCCTGTGAGCCCAGAAGCGAGAGTGGGAGTACACTGTTTAAACTAAAAAAATGAACGTAATCGACCCGCTCAGAAGTACTACACTAGTACTACTATAATCAAATCGACCAGATCGCTTTGAACCGCAACGCATAAGTTACTCAGGAGTATAAAAATCAGCCTCTACCTTAAACTGAGCTCACCCAGAAGTACACTTGCATATCTCACTCATTGGCTTACAGCACACCCCCGCAACCTAGATCCAAACAGCGACTGAGCCCGCAATCGTCGCATTCACACTGCACAATCTGCCCTATCCGCCATCTTGCGCAAGACGGACTCGCTACTGTAAGCACTCGCTCTCCTCCATTCGACTTACTAGCCTGTAGCATTCTCAAGCGGACCATATACCGCGTCCCAAGCCAACTCTCATTAAGCTCCCGAGCCGGTTCTGGGGTTGCTGAACCATCGACCGCATCGATGCATACTCAGAACAGTTAGAGTCCTGGACTCATTGAGGGCCGCCCCCGACAGGTGGCTCGGAAGGATAGGCCAtgaacaacacctccactacgtgATCTCAACAACGGGGACCCCACAAGAGGTGCGTGATCTCAGCAGCCCCCTCCTGTATCCTGTTACCATAGTGACTTGCGTGGCCACCTCCCATGACAAGACAGCCTTACAGGAGACAGAGTGTTAAGGGCCTTGGTCTGGAGCAGTGGTAGCGCAGCAAGACATGTAGACACTCATCCGCTCTCAACGTCGTGTAGCGACACGAGCAAGTAGTATCTCAATGAAAACAGGTGGAATAGGGACACAACACAAATCGTAAGTCAGAATAATGTAAGTTAATATATAACGATAATAGTAGGACGAGCATTGTCAGATTAGCTCGAGAACTAGAGTACGAGAGCGTAAGATCTGTGTAGCTTCTAGATGTGCTCAGCGATGGTAGCTCAGCCCATATCCCATACTGGGTACCGGCAGCGAGTTGAATATTGAGGAAGCTCTCGAGTAGTTGTTCATTCTCAGACAGTATACGACTTATCACTGACTCTGAGAAATTAGCTCTCTATCGTCTCATGTATGCGCATGCTCCGTACTGATAAATAGACATCAGCTAGCTCTAGTCTCACTTCGACCTGCGCTCTCCTCAATATCACTCGCCATCTTATGTGGGGCTCAGCTTGTTACTACAGCCTAGCTTGCTCGTGAAGTAATTACGATACCCTCTTTGTGTATTTTCGGCGCCTATTCTATAGTTTCCTTAACTAAGCGTGGATTTAAATAGACATTCTCTGGGGGGGTATAGTATTATAGGTTTGATTTATTCACGACTGTGTACACTAGTGGTGAAGAATTGTCAgaatatgtatatgtatttagTAGACACAACAAGAACTCCATGACGCAACAAACTGAAGAGACCTGAAGCGGTGCCGTAACCTCAATATACAAATACAGTCGCGCAAATCAACATTATAGTGAGACCACGCTCGTTCAGACAGGCAATGTATCAGACTGACACCTTCTGTATGAGGGCTAGTTTTCTCATAAGGCTTGTGCCACCTCTCGTGAGCTGCCACTCTGGAGATTTCTGTTACCATCTTAGTGCAGCGCCAAATAATTCGATGCGTCCCTAGCACCTTCCTTCAAGCTTGCATTGTGGGTCCGCTAAGGTCATCTCCGCATCATTTAAGTCATGCAACATATATACGAATGTGGAATTAGGATCTGGGCATCTTGATCCAGCCATCTCTCGAACAGTTGAATTGGTTTCACAATAAGGTAAATACGTCATTCGGGGTAGCTGCTCTCGCTCTATAGACAGTATAACTATAGGGTCATTGGCTGCATGTGGAGGAGAGTGAACACAGATCCTCTCGGCCAGTCTCAATGAGACATATCCTCTAGGAGAACTCTGAATACAGCTGTTCCTTCCATAAGAAGTCTCCACTGCGTATGTTAACGCAATCATCATTCGTGCTCTGTAATTGACCACGTCGGCCGCAGTTGCAACCATGACCGATGCCAAAACCTACTCACTGCCATGATCGCTGCACACACCGAGGATGCACTTCACTTCAGTAGTGGTGGGTTGATCGTCATTCTTCGTGTGACGGAGGGTGATGAGACGGTGTGGTTGTTGGCCAGGAGCTACTAGCCGTTTTCGTTGAGTTTGCGACCAGAGAATGCGGTAATAATTGTGCTAGTTCTGTGGCGCAGGAAAGTACTTTCATTCCATTATGCTTATTAGGGGGTCTCCAAAATGCCTTTTTGAGCGGAACACCAAACagtgttttgctttatttttttcgAAGTTCTTCCGTAAACGGCcaggctctgtggagtgtacggctccAAAGTTGGTTTCCtaggtcctatggacagatactccaatctccgctgtggagctttgcagctccttcagggttatctttggtctctttgttgtccgtgagttttggtgggcggccctctcttggcaggtttgttatttttttaatttcccttcaccaatttggcctattttgtgtatgtccattacatgaaatccaaataaaaatctatttaaattacaggttgtaatgcaacaaaataggaaaatgggccaagggggatgaatacatttgcaaggcactgtacatagacatggaatcactggtaacTTTATTAATGGAACACTactcattttaataatgtttacatactgttttactaatttcatgtatatactgtattctactgtattttagccaCTGACAATGCTCGTCCTAATATGTCtatatttattaaatacattattttacttttagatttgtgtgtattgttgtgtattgttgtgtattgttagatactactgctctGTTCGGACTAGGAACacaagctgtcacgccctgaccatagtttactttgtatgtgtctatgtgttgttcggtcagggtgtgatctgagtgggcattctatgttgtatgtctggtttgtctatttctatgtgtttggcctgatatggttctcaatcagaggcaggtgttagtcgttgtctctgattgggaaccatatttaggtagcctgttttgtattgtgggttgtgggtgattgttcctgtttctgtgtcttttttgtatgtcaccatacgggactgttgcgttttcgttcgtttgtccgtttattgttttgtaagtttATTCAGTGTTATTCGTTACAGATCCTTCTTACTACTGAGGaggacgacgaacgtgacacgagcatttcactacacccgcaataacatctgctaaatatgtgtatggaccaataacatctgctgaatatgtgattggaccaataacatctgctgaatatgtgattggaccaataacatctgttgaatatgtgtttggaccaataacatctgttgaatatgtgtatggaccaataacatctgttgaatatgtgtttggaccaataacatctgatttgaTTTATCTCTGACATGGTAAAAGGGGTCTTCttctttaagcccataaccatgtgtttgaggtggatactttagtttcaaagtagatttgtttaagacgacCCAGAAtccctctgtgtgaccctgatttagcccactgcagtaaaaggttaagaaCACTGGAACAACACCTAGCCAACCCATGTCAATGtggcctaaacacacacacacacacacacacacacacacacacacacacacacacaccacacacacacacacacacacacacacacacacacacacacacaccacacacacccacacacacacacacacacacacacacacacacacacacacacctttataaCGTCAACGCTAGAAGGTCAAATGCACCCCCACGACTCCCAGAAACCTTTAGTGTTCTTGGCCACCGGGAGCGTGGTGGGTTCGTAACGTTGAGGGACTGTTATGAGGGTGTCTGGCAGTAGAAAAGATGCTGCAACCTTTACCTTCCTgagccaatacacacacacacacacacacaccaccacaccacacgcacgcacacacacacacacaacacacacacacacacaccacacacattgcgGTGAGGAGCGCTGTCCATTTTCACCTTAAAGTTGTTTTAAAGGCCACACAATACATATTACCCTTTAGTCTGCTGGTCTCTCTGGGGTTGATCTGTATGATTTGAACAGACTGTAGTGGACCATGTGAATGATACAGAATATTTCCTTTCTTATTGACTGTGTATGTTCAACGTTGACCTTTAGGGCTGTAGGTTTGACCCAAGCTGTCTGACCCCTGCCTGATCTATGACCCCGTCACGCTCCACTCTGAGGCTCGATGGGCCTGACCTCTATCATGGTCAAGACGTTGAGAGAagacgcgcacacacaacacacacacacgttcacacatacacacacacacgaacgcaaacacacgcacacacaaacacaccacacacacacacacacgcacgcacgcacacacacacgtacacacacacgtacaacacacacgcacacacgcacacacacacacacacacacacacacagtacacacacactacacgtacacacactccaAAATAAACATCCTCTAAGAGCAGTGGCCTAACATCCCGTCTGTCTGTAGTAGAGATGAACTCCGCTGAGAAGAAGTTCAGCCGACCACAGGCCAACAGACCATTCATCAACTTCAACCATCTGACCATTAAAATGGATATTGATGAATCAACGAGGAGGGAACGTCCCACGCAGAGAGATTTCAACAACCAAAagccgtctctcctcctctcctgtcttcttttCCAATCCTTTCTTCACccttatcctcttcctctcctctgtcctctcttctcttctcctctcctgtcttcttttCCATCCTTTCTTCCTATCTcacctccatcctcttcctctcctctgtctctcttctctctctcctcctctcctgtcttcttttcaatcctttcttctcttcctctttcaaaatacctCCATCTtaaccctccctcctttcctctccactctggtcctctcctcttctccttNNNNNNNNNNNNNNNNNNNNNNNNNNNNNNNNNNNNNNNNNNNNNNNNNNNNNNNNNNNNNNNNNNNNNNNNNNNNNNNNNNNNNNNNNNNNNNNNNNNNNNNNNNNNNNNNNNNNNNNNNNNNNNNNNNNNNNNNNNNNNNNNNNNNNNNNNNNNNNNNNNNNNNNNNNNNNNNNNNNNNNNNNNNNNNNNNNNNNNNNNNNNNNNNNNNNNNNNNNNNNNNNNNNNNNNNNNNNNNNNNNNNNNNNNNNNNNNNNNNNNNNNNNNNNNNNNNNNNNNNNNNNNNNNNNNNNNNNNNNNNNNNNNNNNNNNNNNNNNNNNNNNNNNNNNNNNNNNNNNNNNNNNNNNNNNNNNNNNNNNNNNNNNNNNNNNNNNNNNNNNNNNNNNNNNNNNNNNNNNNNNNNNNNNNNNNNNNNNNNNNNNNNNNNNNNNNNNNNNNNNNNNNNNNNNNNNNNNNNNNNNNNNNNNNNNNNNNNNNNNNNNNNNNNNNNNNNNNNNNNNNNNNNNNNNNNNNNNNNNNNNNNNNNNNNNNNNNNNNNNNNNNNNNNNNNNNNNNNNNNNNNNNNNNNNNNNNNNNNNNNNNNNNNNNNNNNNNNNNNNNNNNNNNNNNNNNNNNNNNNNNNNNNNNNNNNNNNNNNNNNNNNNNNNNNNNNNNNNNNNNNNNNNNNNNNNNNNNNNNNNNNNNNNNNNNNNNNNNNNNNNNNNNNNNNNNNNNNNNNNNNNNNNNNNNNNNNNNNNNNNNNNNNNNNNNNNNNNNNNNNNNNNNNNNNNNNNNNNNNNNNNNNNNNNNNNNNNNNNNNNNNNNNNNNNNNNNNNNNNNNNNNNNNNNNNNNNNNNNNNNNNNNNNNNNNNNNNNNNNNNNNNNNNNNNNNNNNNNNNNNNNNNNNNNNNNNNNNNNNNNNNNNNNNNNNNNNNNNNNNNNNNNNNNNNNNNNNNNNNNNNNNNNNNNNNNNNNNNNNNNNNNNNNNNNNNNNNNNNNNNNNNNNNNNNNNNNNNNNNNNNNNNNNNNNNNNNNNNNNNNNNNNNNNNNNNNNNNNNNNNNNNNNNNNNNNNNNNNNNNNNNNNNNNNNNNNNNNNNNNNNNNNNNNNNNNNNNNNNNNNNNNNNNNNNNNNNNNNNNNNNNNNNNNNNNNNNNNNNNNNNNNNNNNNNNNNNNNNNNNNNNNNNNNNNNNNNNNNNNNNNNNNNNNNNNNNNNNNNNNNNNNNNNNNNNNNNNNNNNNNNNNNNNNNNNNNNNNNNNNNNNNNNNNNNNNNNNNNNNNNNNNNNNNNNNNNNNNNNNNNNNNNNNNNNNNNNNNNNNNNNNNNNNNNNNNNNNNNNNNNNNNNNNNNNNNNNNNNNNNNNNNNNNNNNNNNNNNNNNNNNNNNNNNNNNNNNNNNNNNNNNNNNNNNNNNNNNNNNNNNNNNNNNNNNNNNNNNNNNNNNNNNNNNNNNNNNNNNNNNNNNNNNNNNNNNNNNNNNNNNNNNNNNNNNNNNNNNNNNNNNNNNNNNNNNNNNNNNNNNNNNNNNNNNNNNNNNNNNNNNNNNNNNNNNNNNNNNNNNNNNNNNNNNNNNNNNNNNNNNNNNNNNNNNNNNNNNNNNNNNNNNNNNNNNNNNNNNNNNNNNNNNNNNNNNNNNNNNNNNNNNNNNNNNNNNNNNNNNNNNNNNNNNNNNNNNNNNNNNNNNNNNNNNNNNNNNNNNNNNNNNNNNNNNNNN from the Salvelinus sp. IW2-2015 unplaced genomic scaffold, ASM291031v2 Un_scaffold6746, whole genome shotgun sequence genome contains:
- the LOC139027000 gene encoding octapeptide-repeat protein T2-like gives rise to the protein EKGEKKPGTESNAEGSAEGGEEKEEDKTRTEQARGMRGGEGGGNRHRTTRRGALKGAGGKEAEKTRSEDTARATGRGREEDDGEKPRQPEQRGGERERGGGEAKEKERLKTGRPNNAEGSA